One genomic region from Pagrus major chromosome 24, Pma_NU_1.0 encodes:
- the LOC141020411 gene encoding NACHT, LRR and PYD domains-containing protein 3-like, whose product MNQCEDREEGGPPSKTTGPGPGPGPGPGPGPEHGTGAGHGPEAGPEPSCVSFKSDRSKEFYIDFKGQQPPAVKRIYGRPASTGPGPGAGPGVEPGPEPSCMSFKSDRSKEFYIDFKGQRPPAVKRVDQESSEVPRGPSAQQHQTHLDSIFMLLEENIVTFVKNELKKVQKVLTSDYPECLESQRDDEEVLDGEDEEQRRSSREAFLKITLHFLRRMKQEELADCLQSRSHSGVCQRKLKSNLQKKFQCVFEGIAKAGNPTLLNQIYTELYITEGGTAEVNDEHEVRQIEAASRKPDRPETTVRQEDIFKASPGRDEPIRTVMTKGVAGIGKTVLTQKFTLDWAEDKANQDIQFTFPFTFRELNVLKEKKFSLVELVHHFFTETKEICSFEEFQVVFIFDGLDECRPHLDFHNTEILTDVTESTSVDVLLTNLIRGNLLPSARLWITTRPAAANQIPSGCVDMVTEVRGFTDPQKEEYFRKRFRDEEQASRIISHIKTSRSLHIMCHIPVFCWITATVLEDVLKTREGGELPKTLTEMYIHFLVVQSKVKNIKYDGGAETDPHWTPESRKMIESLGKLAFDQLQSGNLIFYESDLTKCGIDIRAASVYSGVFTQIFKEERGLYQNKVFCFVHLSVQEFLAALHGHLTFINSGVNLMSEEQSTPWWSKLFRDKPEPTHLIKSEARKNEVALTQYLQSSIDEALQSPNGHLDLFLRFLVGLSLETSQTLLKDLLTPTGSSSQTNQETVSYIKKKISENLSPERSINLFHCLNELNDGSLVEEIQQYLRSGSLSTDKLSPAQWSALVFILLSSEEDLDVFDLKKYSASEEALLRLLPVVKASKKVLLSGCDLSERSCEALSSVLSSQSSSLRELDLSNNNLQDSGVKQLSVGLESPHCNLESLRLSGCLITEEGCTSLASALDSNPSHLRELDLSYNHPGDSGVKLLSARLEDPGWRLDTLRVEPAGVRWLTPGLRKYSCELTVDTNTVSRLIKLSDNNRKMTRVNKDQLYPFHPERFESRSPQLLCRTGLTGRCYWEVEWRGRVSISVSYRRIRRRGNSEDCWFGCNDQSWSLWCFDDGRYSVCHNNRQTDISSSSSSSSSSSSSSSSSSSSSGRVAVYVDCPAGTLSFYRVSSDSLIHLHTFSTTFTEPLYPGFGLLWLSSGSSVCLCGV is encoded by the exons atgaatcagtgtgaggacagagaggagggaggccctccctctaaaaccactggacctggacctggacctggacctggacctggacctggacctgaacaTGGAACTGGAGCTGGACATGGACCTGAagctggacctgagcccagctgtgtgtccttcaagagTGACCGGTCAAAGGAAttttatattgattttaaaggacaacagcctcctgctgtaaagag GATCTATGGGAGACCAGCCTctactggacctggacctggtgCTGGACCTGGAGTTGaacctggacctgagcccagctgtaTGTCCTTCAAGAGTGATCGGTCAAAGGAAttttatattgattttaaaggacaacGACCTCCTGCTGTAAAGAG agtcgaccaggagagctcagaggttccCAGAGGTCCGTCTgcccagcagcatcaaacacacctggactccatatttaTG ctgctggaggagaacattgtgacctttgtgaagaacgagctgaagaaggtCCAGAAGGTTCTGACTtcagattacccagaatgccTTGAGAGTCAGAGGGatgatgaggaggtgttggatggtgaggatgaagagcagaggaggagcagcagagaggcatttctgaagatcacacttcacttcctgaggagaatgaagcaggaggagctggctgactgtctgcagagca gaaGTCATTCTGGAGTTTGTCAGCGTAAACTCAAATCtaaccttcagaagaagttccagtgtgtgtttgaggggatcgctaaagcaggaaacccaacccttctgaatcagatctacacagagctctacatcacagagggagggactgcagaggtcaatgatgaacatgaggtcagacagattgaagcagcatccaggaaaccagacagaccagaaacaacagtcagacaagaagacatctttaaagcctcacctggaagagatgaaccaatcagaacagtgatgacaaagggagtggctggcatcgggaaaacagtcttaacacagaagttcactctggactgggctgaagacaaagccaaccaggacatacagttcacatttccattcactttcagagagctgaatgtgctgaaagagaaaaagttcagcttggtggagcttgttcatcacttcttcactgaaaccaaagaaatctgcagctttgaagagttccaggttgtgttcatctttgacggtctggatgagtgtcgacctCATCTGGatttccacaacactgagatcctgactgatgttacagagtccacctcagtggatgtgctgctgacaaacctcatcaggggaaacctccttccctctgctcgcctctggataaccacacgacctgcagcagccaatcagatcccttctgggtgtgttgacatggtgacagaggtcagagggttcactgacccacagaaggaggagtacttcaggaagagattcagagatgaggagcaggccagcagaatcatctcccacatcaagacatcacgaagcctccacatcatgtgccacatcccagtcttctgctggatcactgctacagttctggaggatgtgttgaagaccagagagggaggagagctgcccaagaccctgactgagatgtacatccacttcctggtggttcagtccaaagtgaagaacatcaagtatgatggaggagctgagacagatccacactggactccagagagcaggaagatgattgagtctctgggaaaactggcttttgatcAGCTGCAGAGCGgcaacctgatcttctatgaatcagacctgacaaagtgtggcatcgatatcagagcagcctcagtgtactcaggagtgttcacacagatctttaaagaggagagaggactgtaccagaacaaggtgttctgcttcgtccatctgagtgttcaggagtttctggctgctcttcatggccatctgacattcatcaactctggagtcaatctgATGTCAGAAGAGCAATCAACACCCTGGTGGTCTAAACTATTCAGAGACAAACCTGAACCAACACATCTCATCAAGTCTGAAGCAAGAAAAAACGAAGTTGCATTGACACAGTACCTCCAGAGTTCTATAgacgaggccttacagagtccaaatggacacctggacttgttcctccgcttcctcgTGGGTCTTTCACTGGAGACCAGTCAGACTCTCCTAAAAGATCTGCTGACACCGACAGGAAGTAgctcacagaccaatcaggaaacagtcagttacatcaagaagaagatcagtgagaatctgtctccagagagaagcatcaatctgttccactgtctgaatgaactgaacgatggttctctagtggaggagatccaacagtacctgagatcaggaagtctctccacagataaactgtctcctgctcagtggtcagctctggtcttcatcttactgtcatcagaagaagatctggatgtgtttgacctgaagaaatactctgcttcagaggaggctcttctgaggctgctgccagtggtcaaagcctccaagaAAGTTCT ACTGAGTGGCTGtgacctctcagagagaagctgtgaagctctgtcctcagttctcagctcccagtcctctagtctgagagagctggacctgagtaacaacaacctgcaggattcaggagtgaagcagctgtctgttggactggagagtccacacTGCAATCTGGAAAGTTTGAG gctgtcaggctgtctgatcacagaggaaggctgtacttctctggcctcagctctggactccaacccctcccatctgagagagctggacctgagctacaatcatccaggagactcaggagtgaagctgctgtctgctcgaCTGGAGGATCCAggctggagactggacactctcag ggtggagcctgctggagtccgatggttgacaccaggtctgaggaagt attcctgtgagctcacagtcgacacaaacacagtcagcagactcatcaaactgtctgacaacaacaggaagatgacACGTGTGAATAAGGATCAGTTATATCCTtttcatccagagaggtttgagtcCAGgtctcctcagctgctgtgtagaactggtctgactggtcgctgttactgggaggtcgagtggagaggaagagtttctatatcagtgagttacagaagaatcagaaggagaggaaacagtgaaGACTGTTGGTTTGGATGTAAtgatcagtcctggagtctgtgGTGCTTTGATGATGGTCGTTACTCTGTCTGTCACaataacagacaaacagacatctcctcctcctcctcctcctcctcctcctcctcctcctcctcctcctcctcctcctcctcctctggtagagtagcagtgtatgtggactgtcctgctggcactctgtccttctacagagtctcctctgactcactgatccacctccacaccttcagcaccacattcactgaacctctttatcctggattTGGGCTCTTGTGGCTCAGTTCTGgttcctcagtgtgtctgtgtggtgtttag